TTAAAATTTATGCTCAAGCTGAACGTGATATGAACGTTTATAGTGCGATATGCACGAGTTGCAACGGATATGCACGAGTTTGCCCCCAGAAATGCACGAGTTCGTCTAAGTTTAAAGTCATAACAATAGGCTCGATGATCACAAATCACCCTCCTCACCCAAACACGCACTCCGTCAAAAATTCATCGATTGCCTTCTCATACTCCTCGCGATTCTCATTAAGAGACTGAGCATGATCCCCTTTTACCGCCAAAAACAGCTTCTTCGCGCCAATTTTCCGTTCATACAGAGCCTCTGTCATGGCTGGTAAAATGTACTTATCGTCCTGACTATGAATAAACAAAATTGGATTGCGAATTTTTTCAATGACCGATATCGGTGATACCTGCTTCACCGAGTATTTATCGCGCAGCCGCAAAAAGAAGTCACCAAGTGGCAGCACAACACGCGGCGGTAGCTTGACATCCTTTTTTATTTGATACTCAAGCAGCTCTTTAAAATCGGAAAATGGGCAATCAACGATATAAAAATCAGCCCCATCCTCGAGCATTCCGGCATAAAGTAGGGTCGTTGCGGCGCCCATCGACTCACCGTGAATGCCGAGTAACAGCTCTGAACCTTTTTCGGCTTTTAGCCAATCAACCACGGCTTTTAAATCAGATTTTTCATAATGGCCGTAGCTCGTCGTTTTGCCGCCCGATTCCCCGTGTCGACGGTGGTCGTAAATGACCGCATTGAAGCCACGTTCAAGAAACAAATTCATGTATTTCACAGAGTTCACTTTATTTTCGGTCACACCATGACAAATGATTACATAGCGGTTCGTATGATGCGGTTCCACCAAAATCGTTTTCAAGGAATAGCCAAATGGTGAAGGAATGGACACCTCACGTTTAGGTAAGTTTTCAAACGAAACTGGGTCATAGCGACCTGCACGCGTTTCCCGTTCGAGCACCAATTTTTCATCCTTCTTTTTCTTATACATAAGCATATTTGAAAAATAAACACCTACAGAAGATGCAACAAATAGAAACGATCCTAAAATCCCAAAAACCTTTTTCTTTTTCATGCCAAACCCTCCGAGCACAACCGTTTCCTCCATTTTAACATGTATATGCATGCACAAACAAAACGGGTGCCCGCTTAAAAAGGACACCCATTCACCACCTCATTATTGTTTTGCATTTTGCCGTTTCGTTGGATGGATGGCTTTTTCCACTTCCTCTGAGGCAATCACCGCACTTGTAGTATCGCTTGTCGGCTTCCCTTTTTGGCTGAAGCCCTTGTCTCGTTTTTGACTCATTAAAACATCCCCTTTCTGTTAATAAGATGGATGAAAGAAAGTCGCATTATGCATGAAGAAAGCGAGAACAGATGGTATAATAATGGAGAAATTTGCAGTGGAGGGTCTGGTGGCGATGAAAAAACAACATTCAAAAGCAAAACAAAAACCGAAAAAAGATGAAGCTGCTGTAACACTAGGAGATATGCTGAATATCGATTTAGTCAATCAGTTGAAAAATAAACAAAAGGAACTGAAGGAAGCACAAGAGCGCGAGCAAGAAGCTGAAGAGCAGCGCCAAAAAGAAGAACGAAAACGAAGAGAAAAAAACAAATCATTCGAAGAGCTCCTCAATGAAAGCTCAATGAGTTGGAAAGAATTTAAATAGACAGAAA
The DNA window shown above is from Bacillus sp. T3 and carries:
- a CDS encoding alpha/beta hydrolase; the encoded protein is MKKKKVFGILGSFLFVASSVGVYFSNMLMYKKKKDEKLVLERETRAGRYDPVSFENLPKREVSIPSPFGYSLKTILVEPHHTNRYVIICHGVTENKVNSVKYMNLFLERGFNAVIYDHRRHGESGGKTTSYGHYEKSDLKAVVDWLKAEKGSELLLGIHGESMGAATTLLYAGMLEDGADFYIVDCPFSDFKELLEYQIKKDVKLPPRVVLPLGDFFLRLRDKYSVKQVSPISVIEKIRNPILFIHSQDDKYILPAMTEALYERKIGAKKLFLAVKGDHAQSLNENREEYEKAIDEFLTECVFG
- a CDS encoding YqkE family protein, with the translated sequence MKKQHSKAKQKPKKDEAAVTLGDMLNIDLVNQLKNKQKELKEAQEREQEAEEQRQKEERKRREKNKSFEELLNESSMSWKEFK